The Pyrus communis chromosome 9, drPyrComm1.1, whole genome shotgun sequence genome has a segment encoding these proteins:
- the LOC137744243 gene encoding uncharacterized protein, with product MAMALMVKNKLGLFDGTIKKPSEDRPESCNNGTDATIWSRHGYWGRCQRKFQEALSTVRMLDKCGLTYKKACSCETKKEITYYVETLKTIKFLMGLNDSYAKFRSNTLFLGPLSTVNKAYSLVFHHERQEEVSSGKGAAQPKAAVFVMKTTSREAEFEYNGPQCGKCNKTNHTTKNCPAYLKCTSLNIHWLSLWSKGL from the exons ATGGCAATGGCCTTAATGGTCAAGAACAAGCTTGGGCTCTTTGATGGCACAATCAAGAAACCAAGTGAAGACAGACCTGAGAGTTGCAACAATGGAACCGATGCAACAATTTGGTCAAGACATGGCTATTGGGGTCGATGTCAAAGGAAATTTCAGGAAGCGTTATCAACTGTAAGGATGCTCGACAAATGTGGCTTGACTTACAAGAAAG CTTGTAGTTgtgaaacaaagaaggagattaCTTATTACGTGGAGACTCTGAAAACCATTAAATTTCTCATGGGTTTGAACGATTCATATGCTAAGTTTCGCAGTAACACCCTTTTCCTTGGGCCACTGTCCACGGTGAACAAAGCCTACTCCTTGGTTTTTCATCATGAGCGACAGGAAGAAGTTTCTAGTGGGAAAGGCGCTGCCCAACCAAAGGCAGCAGTGTTTGTCATGAAAACCACAAGCCGGGAAGCTGAGTTCGAGTACAATGGGCCCCAATGCGGAAAGTGCAACAAGACGAATCACACCACCAAAAATTGTCCGGCTTATCTTAAGTGCACGTCATTGAATATTCATTGGCTATCCTTATGGTCAAAAGGGTTATAG
- the LOC137744242 gene encoding putative F-box protein At2g02030 — translation MSVDNVEGSRSKGKWTEAISVDDIPKKIIPHKRQRYEQVFPEDIENEILRRLPARSLIKFTGVCKSWRCLIRSRKFIHAHLHRSIIQPNGQNDGGQLLIHCSDKRDGTPNSTSEYFNLTKLLFVAYIEVNRPSTSTATLPQPQGDNKTMDSDVKRRCCELVGICNGLVCLLIDKTRILLWNPWIRKFVILPPPSVILKSNKDS, via the coding sequence ATGTCAGTGGACAACGTTGAAGGATCCAGATCAAAAGGAAAATGGACGGAAGCAATCTCAGTGGACGATATTCCTAAAAAAATCATACCACACAAAAGACAAAGATATGAGCAAGTTTTTCCTGAAGACATTGAGAACGAAATCCTGCGGAGGTTGCCCGCCAGATCTCTTATCAAGTTCACTGGGGTGTGCAAGTCATGGAGGTGTCTAATCCGAAGCCGTAAATTCATTCACGCCCACCTACACCGTTCAATCATCCAACCAAACGGCCAGAACGACGGTGGTCAGCTCCTCATACATTGTTCGGACAAGAGGGATGGCACTCCGAATTCAACTAGTGAGTATTTCAACCTTACGAAACTATTATTTGTAGCTTACATTGAAGTTAATAGACCTAGTACTAGCACTGCTACTCTCCCCCAACCCCAAGGTGATAATAAAACGATGGATTCAGATGTAAAACGTCGGTGTTGTGAGTTGGTCGGAATTTGCAACGGGCTGGTGTGCCTCCTTATTGACAAAACCAGAATATTACTTTGGAACCCTTGGATTAGAAAGTTTGTGATTTTGCCTCCGCCCAGTGTTATCTTAAAAAGTAACAAGGACTCTTAA
- the LOC137744241 gene encoding ribosomally synthesized cyclic peptide phomopsin precursor phomA'-like: MQPDLGPVSVHNDGPEANSIEGHVAVHGDGLEANPVEGLDDGPKANPVEGLVDDPNSNTVEEGPVVPADVPKANTVVEVYFVLVDGPEEILVEGPVVPANGPNANAIEEGHVVPTDVPEANTVEGPIVPTDDPKANPVEGHVVPADGLHANPVEGPIVPADGPNANAVDGQSLAI, translated from the exons ATGCAGCCTGACTTG GGGCCTGTTTCTGTTCATAATGATGGCCCAGAAGCAAACTCCATTGAGGGGCATGTTGCTGTTCATGGTGATGGTCTAGAAGCAAACCCCGTTGAGGGGCTTGATGATGGCCCAAAAGCAAACCCCGTTGAGGGTCTTGTTGATGATCCAAACTCAAACACCGTTGAGGAGGGGCCTGTTGTTCCTGCTGATGTTCCAAAAGCAAACACCGTCGTTGAGGTGTATTTTGTTCTTGTTGATGGTCCAGAAGAAATCCTCGTTGAGGGACCTGTTGTTCCTGCTAATGGTCCAAACGCAAACGCTATTGAGGAGGGGCATGTTGTTCCTACTGATGTTCCAGAAGCAAATACCGTTGAGGGGCCTATTGTTCCTACAGATGATCCAAAGGCAAACCCTGTTGAGGGGCATGTTGTTCCTGCTGATGGTCTACATGCAAATCCCGTTGAGGGGCCTATTGTTCCTGCTGATGGTCCAAATGCAAATGCTGTTGATGGGCAG AGCCTAGCCATTTGA